The following proteins are encoded in a genomic region of Actinomadura sp. NAK00032:
- a CDS encoding DUF4232 domain-containing protein, with the protein MTPTKRTPILLVAAAAALVGAAGCGTETAPAALPSEPYPVLPSKPATPTPIPLERHRPAPPVCTPEGISIGMDEPEAAMGLRAATIRLRNCGDRAYRLNGYPSVRVLDKDRQPFDVKIVRGTTQVDDPGPKPLTIRPGGSAVFVIVWRNLVTDPTTTAVAGTYLEVRPAPGRPVVIVESDGPLDLGNTGRLEETAWSLPRT; encoded by the coding sequence CACCGATCCTGCTGGTCGCGGCCGCGGCGGCGCTGGTCGGCGCGGCGGGCTGCGGCACCGAGACCGCGCCGGCCGCCCTCCCGTCCGAGCCCTATCCCGTGCTGCCGTCGAAGCCGGCGACGCCGACGCCGATCCCGCTGGAGCGGCACCGGCCGGCCCCGCCCGTCTGCACGCCGGAGGGCATCAGCATCGGGATGGACGAGCCGGAGGCGGCGATGGGCCTGCGCGCCGCGACCATCCGGCTCCGCAACTGCGGCGACCGCGCGTACCGGTTGAACGGCTACCCGTCCGTGCGCGTCCTCGACAAGGACCGGCAGCCGTTCGACGTGAAGATCGTGCGCGGCACGACGCAGGTCGACGACCCGGGGCCGAAGCCGCTGACGATCCGTCCGGGCGGGTCCGCCGTCTTCGTGATCGTCTGGCGGAACCTCGTCACCGACCCGACGACGACGGCGGTGGCGGGCACGTACCTGGAGGTCCGGCCGGCGCCTGGACGGCCGGTCGTCATCGTCGAGTCCGACGGGCCCCTCGATCTCGGCAACACCGGACGCCTGGAGGAGACCGCCTGGAGCCTCCCCCGCACCTGA
- a CDS encoding ATP-binding protein: MTVRLERLGEPFGFSDGEGGRRARRAVRERAAKLIADEGLLDDVELMTAEAVANAVLHGTGLVTVTVATNGDTLLVEVADDGPARPAPAAADPHLRRRLDHGRGLTVIDALADEWGLEQTPDRTRLWFTLSAPEPPSP; this comes from the coding sequence GTGACGGTCAGGTTGGAAAGGCTGGGCGAGCCGTTCGGCTTCAGCGACGGCGAGGGCGGCCGCCGGGCCCGCCGGGCGGTGCGCGAGCGCGCCGCGAAGCTCATCGCGGACGAGGGGCTCCTCGACGACGTCGAGCTGATGACGGCCGAGGCCGTCGCCAACGCCGTCCTGCACGGCACCGGGCTCGTCACGGTGACGGTCGCCACCAACGGCGACACGCTGCTCGTGGAGGTCGCCGACGACGGCCCCGCCCGTCCCGCTCCGGCGGCGGCCGATCCGCACCTCCGCCGCCGCCTCGACCACGGCCGGGGCCTGACCGTCATCGACGCCCTCGCCGACGAATGGGGGCTGGAGCAGACCCCCGACCGCACCCGCCTCTGGTTCACGCTCAGCGCCCCTGAGCCACCGAGCCCCTGA
- a CDS encoding AMP-binding protein: MSGRSEFGHRAASVARAGGMFARSGLWRPGPPLKVVRQLGALRRWGTLLGGTVASAAARDPGVVAIIDDAGELTYGELDARTDRLAAALGRFNDSPRVAVLCRNHRGMVEALTACSKRGSDLVLLNTGMSTEQLVTVLRQQQVEVVIADEEFAGFIAAVPKTVHVITAGGPGSELENVIATAPAAPVDPPGKAGRTIVLSSGTTGRPKGADRHSRPGLSPLTSILSRIPYRVHERMFIEAPLFHTWGYAMLQTAISLRATIVLRSRFDPEQTLRTIDVTGATALVAVPVMLQRVLDVPEAARRKHDTSSLRIAAVSGSALPATLATAFMDAFGDVLYNLYGSTEASWVTIATPADLRADPDTAGTPPPGTRVAILDDEGRPVPPGTTGRIFAANELLFAGYTSGDTKEMRDGLMSLGDVGHLDDQGRLFVHGRDDDMIVSGGENVFPGAIEEVLEKLPQVREVAVVGVPDEEFGQRAAAFLVLREGAELDADAVRAHVRDRLARFAVPRDVHFLDALPRNATGKVVRRSLPS; encoded by the coding sequence ATGAGCGGACGATCGGAGTTCGGGCACCGTGCGGCGTCGGTCGCGCGCGCGGGCGGCATGTTCGCCCGGAGCGGGCTGTGGCGCCCCGGACCGCCGCTGAAGGTCGTCCGCCAGCTCGGCGCCCTGCGCCGCTGGGGCACCCTGCTCGGCGGGACGGTCGCCTCCGCGGCCGCCCGCGACCCCGGCGTCGTCGCGATCATCGACGACGCCGGGGAGCTGACCTACGGCGAGCTGGACGCCCGCACCGACCGGCTCGCCGCCGCGCTCGGCCGGTTCAACGACTCGCCCCGCGTGGCGGTGCTGTGCCGCAACCACCGCGGCATGGTCGAGGCGCTGACGGCGTGCAGCAAGCGCGGCTCCGACCTCGTCCTGCTCAACACGGGGATGAGCACCGAGCAGCTCGTCACCGTCCTGCGGCAGCAGCAGGTCGAGGTCGTGATCGCGGACGAGGAGTTCGCCGGGTTCATCGCGGCGGTACCGAAGACCGTGCACGTCATCACGGCGGGCGGGCCCGGTTCGGAGCTGGAGAACGTCATCGCGACCGCGCCCGCCGCGCCGGTCGACCCGCCAGGCAAGGCGGGCCGGACGATCGTGCTCAGCTCCGGCACCACCGGCCGTCCCAAGGGCGCCGACCGGCACTCGCGTCCCGGGCTGTCGCCGCTCACCTCGATCCTGTCCCGCATCCCGTACCGGGTGCACGAGCGGATGTTCATCGAGGCGCCGCTGTTCCACACCTGGGGCTACGCGATGCTCCAGACCGCGATCTCGCTGCGCGCGACGATCGTCCTGCGGAGCCGGTTCGACCCCGAGCAGACCCTCCGCACGATCGACGTCACCGGCGCGACCGCGCTCGTCGCCGTGCCGGTCATGCTCCAGCGCGTCCTGGACGTCCCGGAGGCGGCGCGGCGCAAGCACGACACGTCCTCGCTGCGGATCGCCGCCGTCAGCGGCTCGGCCCTGCCGGCGACGCTCGCCACCGCGTTCATGGACGCGTTCGGCGACGTCCTCTACAACCTGTACGGGTCGACGGAGGCGTCGTGGGTCACCATCGCCACGCCCGCCGACCTGCGCGCCGACCCCGACACGGCCGGCACGCCCCCGCCGGGGACGAGGGTCGCGATCCTGGACGACGAGGGCCGGCCCGTCCCGCCCGGCACCACCGGCCGCATCTTCGCCGCCAACGAACTGCTGTTCGCGGGCTACACCAGCGGCGACACCAAGGAGATGCGGGACGGCCTGATGAGCCTCGGCGACGTCGGGCACCTCGACGACCAGGGCCGGCTGTTCGTGCACGGCCGCGACGACGACATGATCGTCTCGGGCGGGGAGAACGTCTTCCCGGGCGCGATCGAAGAGGTGCTGGAGAAGCTGCCGCAGGTCAGGGAGGTGGCCGTCGTCGGCGTCCCGGACGAGGAGTTCGGGCAGCGCGCCGCCGCGTTCCTCGTCCTGCGGGAGGGCGCGGAGCTGGACGCCGACGCCGTCCGCGCCCACGTCCGCGACCGGCTGGCCCGCTTCGCCGTGCCCCGCGACGTCCACTTCCTGGACGCGCTGCCCCGCAACGCCACGGGCAAGGTCGTCCGCCGCTCGCTGCCCTCTTAG
- a CDS encoding MDR family MFS transporter produces the protein MTHRQVLEALSGLLLVLFVAMLSSTVVSTALPQIIGALKGSQSQYTWVVTATLLVSTASTPIWGKLADLYNKKTLLQVGVVIFIVASAASGFAQNTAQLIFFRAVQGLGVGALQILVQIIMAAMISPRDRGRYYGYLGGVMAVATVGGPLLGGLIVDSWLGWRWCFFIGVPFAVVAFALLQKTLKLPVMRRPDVKIDYAGATLIAAGVSVLLIWVTFVGENFAWLSWQTAAMAGGGVVLLAIAVWVEKRAAEPIVPLDIVARRNTALAIIASLAVGMAMFGGAVFLGQYFQIGRGYSPTKAGLLTFPMMLGVFGASTVAGRLATKTGKVKPYIVIGTLVLTAGFGMLATIDHETSLVYLGSGMFLIGAGVGMTMQNLVLVVQNSVHLNEIGAASGTVTFFRSLGGTVGVSVLGAVLANQVADKIASGLRRLGVDPTAGGGDAGNLDIAALPGPVKEVVRAAYGDATGHIFLVSTAIAVVGIVAAALLKPVTLRDSLDLAEPADADAAGKAGAGAGEAGKAVTMDKAGAPVTAAADGSLSGS, from the coding sequence ATGACGCACCGGCAGGTCCTAGAAGCGCTCAGCGGCCTGCTGCTGGTGCTGTTCGTGGCGATGCTCAGCAGCACCGTCGTGTCCACCGCGCTGCCGCAGATCATCGGTGCGCTCAAGGGCAGCCAGTCGCAGTACACGTGGGTCGTCACCGCGACCCTGCTGGTGTCCACCGCCAGTACCCCGATCTGGGGCAAGCTCGCCGACCTCTACAACAAGAAGACGCTGCTCCAGGTGGGCGTCGTCATCTTCATCGTGGCGTCGGCCGCCTCCGGGTTCGCGCAGAACACCGCGCAGCTCATCTTCTTCCGCGCCGTGCAGGGGCTCGGCGTCGGCGCGCTGCAGATCCTCGTCCAGATCATCATGGCCGCGATGATCAGCCCGCGCGACCGGGGCCGCTACTACGGCTACCTCGGCGGCGTGATGGCGGTCGCCACCGTCGGCGGGCCGCTGCTCGGCGGGCTGATCGTCGACTCGTGGCTCGGCTGGCGCTGGTGCTTCTTCATCGGCGTCCCGTTCGCCGTCGTCGCGTTCGCGCTGCTCCAGAAGACCCTCAAGCTGCCGGTCATGCGGCGCCCCGACGTGAAGATCGACTACGCGGGCGCGACGCTGATCGCCGCCGGCGTCAGCGTCCTGCTCATCTGGGTGACCTTCGTCGGCGAGAACTTCGCCTGGCTGTCCTGGCAGACGGCCGCGATGGCGGGCGGCGGCGTCGTGCTGCTGGCGATCGCCGTGTGGGTCGAGAAGCGGGCGGCCGAGCCGATCGTCCCGCTGGACATCGTCGCGCGCCGCAACACCGCCCTCGCGATCATCGCGAGCCTCGCGGTCGGCATGGCCATGTTCGGCGGTGCCGTCTTCCTCGGCCAGTACTTCCAGATCGGACGCGGCTACAGCCCGACCAAGGCGGGCCTGCTGACCTTCCCGATGATGCTCGGCGTGTTCGGCGCGTCCACCGTCGCCGGACGCCTCGCCACCAAGACCGGCAAGGTGAAGCCGTACATCGTGATCGGGACGCTCGTCCTGACCGCCGGGTTCGGGATGCTGGCGACCATCGACCACGAGACTTCGCTGGTCTACCTCGGCAGCGGGATGTTCCTGATCGGCGCCGGGGTCGGCATGACGATGCAGAACCTCGTGCTCGTCGTGCAGAACTCCGTCCACCTGAACGAGATCGGCGCCGCCAGCGGGACCGTCACCTTCTTCCGCTCCCTCGGCGGGACGGTCGGCGTGTCGGTGCTCGGCGCCGTCCTCGCCAACCAGGTCGCCGACAAGATCGCCAGCGGGCTGCGGCGGCTCGGCGTCGACCCGACGGCGGGCGGCGGCGACGCCGGCAACCTCGACATCGCGGCGCTGCCGGGACCGGTCAAGGAGGTCGTCCGGGCCGCCTACGGCGACGCCACCGGGCACATCTTCCTGGTGTCCACCGCCATCGCGGTCGTCGGGATCGTCGCGGCGGCGCTGCTCAAGCCGGTCACGCTGCGCGACAGCCTCGACCTGGCGGAGCCCGCCGACGCGGACGCGGCGGGCAAGGCGGGCGCGGGTGCGGGCGAGGCGGGCAAGGCCGTCACGATGGACAAGGCCGGCGCTCCGGTGACCGCCGCGGCGGACGGTTCGTTGTCAGGCTCCTAA
- a CDS encoding TetR/AcrR family transcriptional regulator, producing the protein MESTGGLREHKGGLREGGRPGAQGGWPEPRGGLRERKKEATRRALHEAAMRLSVEHGLDEVTVEAIADAAGVSRRTFSNYFGGKEEALLYGGEQRMRALLEEFATRPDDETSWTALRATWRLVHERFGDLDPQWAAQVRLARNHPSVLARQLAHYAEFERALTELIAARDGLPSAGLRHRVMAGAFMTALRVASVTWTEEPSTRSLAEVVEEALAEVAREYR; encoded by the coding sequence ATGGAGAGCACCGGTGGGCTGCGCGAACACAAGGGCGGACTGCGCGAGGGCGGACGCCCCGGGGCGCAGGGCGGGTGGCCCGAGCCGCGAGGCGGCCTCCGCGAGCGCAAGAAGGAGGCGACGCGCCGCGCCCTGCACGAGGCCGCGATGCGCCTCTCCGTCGAGCACGGCCTGGACGAGGTCACCGTCGAGGCCATCGCCGACGCCGCCGGCGTGTCCCGCCGCACCTTCTCCAACTACTTCGGCGGCAAGGAGGAGGCCCTCCTCTACGGCGGCGAGCAGCGGATGCGCGCCCTGCTGGAGGAGTTCGCGACACGCCCGGACGACGAGACGTCCTGGACGGCGCTGCGGGCGACGTGGCGGCTCGTCCACGAGCGGTTCGGCGACCTCGACCCGCAGTGGGCGGCGCAGGTCCGGCTCGCCCGCAACCACCCGTCCGTGCTGGCCCGGCAGCTCGCCCACTACGCCGAGTTCGAGCGGGCCCTCACCGAGCTGATCGCCGCCCGGGACGGCCTCCCGTCCGCCGGCCTCCGCCACCGCGTCATGGCGGGCGCCTTCATGACCGCGCTCCGCGTCGCGTCCGTGACCTGGACCGAGGAGCCCTCCACCCGCTCCCTCGCCGAGGTGGTCGAGGAGGCCCTGGCCGAGGTCGCCCGCGAGTACCGCTAA
- a CDS encoding TetR/AcrR family transcriptional regulator, producing the protein MDSVWFRGAERPRKPRLSRERIVAAAVALLDAEGVDGFSMRRLAARLGAGTMSLYEYVAAKEDVLDLALDAAIAEIEPVPDETGGWRDVVAAHMARGREVMLRHPWVPALMGTRPLLGPGSLARSERVFAALHRAGLSGPELTAAVSAVSGYLHGFVAEESAWRARFRDPAAEAELRERAGELVRRGAADYPTLAAHMDAGGTDFDAGFELGLSIVLDGIAARLPA; encoded by the coding sequence ATGGACTCGGTCTGGTTTCGCGGCGCGGAACGTCCGCGCAAGCCCCGGCTGTCGCGCGAGCGGATCGTCGCGGCGGCGGTCGCGCTGCTGGACGCCGAGGGCGTGGACGGCTTCTCGATGCGGCGGCTCGCCGCCCGGCTCGGCGCCGGGACCATGTCGCTGTACGAGTACGTCGCCGCCAAGGAGGACGTCCTCGATCTGGCCCTGGACGCCGCCATCGCCGAGATCGAGCCGGTGCCGGACGAGACCGGCGGCTGGCGGGACGTCGTCGCCGCGCACATGGCTCGCGGGCGGGAGGTCATGCTCCGCCACCCGTGGGTGCCCGCCCTGATGGGGACGAGACCGCTGCTGGGCCCCGGTTCCCTGGCCCGCTCCGAGCGCGTGTTCGCCGCGCTCCACCGGGCGGGCCTGTCGGGACCGGAGCTCACCGCGGCCGTGAGCGCGGTCAGCGGCTACCTGCACGGGTTCGTCGCCGAGGAGTCGGCATGGCGCGCCCGGTTCCGCGACCCGGCCGCGGAGGCGGAGCTGCGGGAGCGGGCCGGAGAGCTGGTCCGGCGGGGCGCCGCCGACTACCCGACGCTCGCCGCCCACATGGACGCCGGGGGAACCGACTTCGACGCGGGGTTCGAGCTCGGCCTGTCGATCGTCCTGGACGGGATCGCGGCGCGGCTCCCCGCCTGA
- a CDS encoding pyruvate dehydrogenase encodes MATVADQFIEVLRQAGVRRVYGVVGDSLNPIVDAIRRTPGIDWVHVRNEEAGAFAAAAEAQTTGRLAVCAGSCGPGNTHLVQGLYDAHRSGAPVLALASQIPSVQIGSGYFQETHPERLFTECSHYCEQIVTPEQMPRILRTAIQHAIGHGGVAVLTMPGDTAGKDAAAPTGEHDFLVRKGIVRPPSDQVAQLAAALNRARRPMLFCGSGVKDAHAEVMELAHRLLSPVGHALRGKEWIQYDNPFDVGMSGLLGYGACYEAMQAADLVLLLGTDFPYDPFLPGKNTIQVDDDPAKLGRRTPLDLAVHGDVGETLRLVMDQVEQKHDQSYLDDMLHRHARALENVVSAYTRDIEKHIPIHPEFVASVLDDLAADDAIFTVDTGMCNVWAARYLTPNGRRRVMGSFVHGSMANALPHAIGAQYGAPGRQVVSLSGDGGLGMLLGELLTVKLHRVPVKIIVFNNASLGMVRLEMMVDGFPAFETDHEPVDYAAVAAAMGIESARVERPTDVRTVMERALASPGPYLLDVVTDPNALSIPPHITPEQVKGFALSAGKTVLTGGVGKMLDLARSNLRNIPRP; translated from the coding sequence ATGGCGACCGTCGCCGACCAGTTCATCGAGGTGCTGCGGCAGGCCGGCGTGCGGCGCGTCTACGGGGTGGTGGGCGACAGCCTCAACCCGATCGTGGACGCCATCCGCCGGACACCCGGCATCGACTGGGTGCACGTCCGCAACGAGGAGGCGGGGGCGTTCGCGGCGGCGGCCGAGGCGCAGACGACCGGGCGGCTCGCGGTGTGCGCGGGCAGTTGCGGACCCGGCAACACGCACCTGGTCCAGGGCCTCTACGACGCGCACCGGTCGGGGGCGCCGGTGCTGGCGCTGGCGTCGCAGATCCCGAGCGTCCAGATCGGCAGCGGTTACTTCCAGGAGACGCATCCCGAGCGGCTGTTCACCGAGTGCAGCCACTACTGCGAGCAGATCGTCACGCCGGAGCAGATGCCGCGCATCCTGCGGACGGCGATCCAGCACGCGATCGGGCACGGCGGCGTCGCGGTGCTGACGATGCCGGGCGACACCGCCGGCAAGGACGCGGCGGCACCGACCGGGGAGCACGACTTCCTCGTCCGGAAGGGGATCGTCCGGCCGCCGTCCGACCAGGTCGCACAGCTCGCCGCGGCGCTGAACCGGGCGCGCAGGCCGATGCTGTTCTGCGGCTCCGGCGTGAAGGACGCGCACGCCGAGGTGATGGAGCTGGCGCACAGGCTGCTGTCGCCGGTCGGGCACGCGCTGCGCGGCAAGGAGTGGATCCAGTACGACAACCCCTTCGACGTCGGCATGAGCGGGCTCTTGGGCTATGGCGCCTGCTACGAGGCGATGCAGGCCGCCGACCTCGTCCTGCTGCTGGGCACCGACTTCCCGTACGACCCGTTCCTGCCCGGCAAGAACACCATCCAGGTGGACGACGACCCGGCGAAACTGGGGCGGCGCACCCCGCTCGACCTGGCCGTCCATGGCGATGTGGGCGAGACGCTGAGGCTCGTCATGGACCAGGTAGAGCAGAAGCACGACCAGTCCTATCTGGACGACATGCTGCACCGCCACGCGCGCGCTCTGGAGAACGTCGTCTCCGCCTACACGCGCGACATCGAGAAGCACATTCCGATCCATCCCGAGTTCGTCGCCAGCGTCCTGGACGACCTCGCCGCCGACGACGCGATATTCACCGTTGACACCGGCATGTGCAACGTGTGGGCCGCCCGCTACCTCACCCCAAACGGACGCCGTCGCGTGATGGGGTCGTTCGTGCACGGCTCCATGGCCAACGCGCTGCCGCACGCCATCGGCGCCCAGTACGGCGCGCCCGGACGCCAGGTCGTGTCGCTCTCCGGCGACGGCGGCCTCGGCATGCTGCTCGGCGAGCTGCTCACCGTGAAGCTCCACCGCGTCCCCGTGAAGATCATCGTTTTCAACAACGCGTCGCTCGGCATGGTGCGCCTGGAGATGATGGTGGACGGCTTCCCCGCGTTCGAGACCGACCACGAGCCCGTCGACTACGCGGCCGTCGCGGCGGCGATGGGGATCGAGTCGGCGCGGGTGGAGCGCCCGACCGACGTCCGCACGGTGATGGAGCGGGCCCTCGCCTCGCCCGGCCCGTACCTGCTGGACGTCGTCACCGACCCGAACGCCCTGTCCATCCCGCCGCACATCACGCCGGAGCAGGTGAAGGGGTTCGCGCTGTCGGCGGGCAAGACCGTCCTCACCGGGGGCGTCGGCAAGATGCTCGACCTGGCGCGCAGCAACCTGCGCAACATCCCCCGCCCCTGA
- a CDS encoding MarR family winged helix-turn-helix transcriptional regulator has translation MDERDDLGFWTFVDLAGRRLAEEFGFPDRLATRLLLTLNRASAIVTYDLESTVHRPRGHSWAGFRLLFVTWLAGPLEPGRAATLAGMSRAAVSNLAKTLVADGMMDRTPGERDGRSVILSLTDKGRAAMLEIFAEQHARERQWAGTLTETEQRMLIMLLDKLIAGRTSFDARERS, from the coding sequence ATGGATGAGCGGGACGATCTCGGCTTCTGGACGTTCGTCGACCTCGCGGGCCGGCGGCTGGCGGAGGAGTTCGGCTTCCCCGACCGCCTCGCGACCCGGCTGCTGCTGACCCTGAACCGGGCGTCCGCGATCGTCACCTACGACCTGGAGTCGACGGTGCACCGGCCGCGCGGGCACTCCTGGGCCGGGTTCCGGCTGCTGTTCGTGACCTGGCTCGCCGGTCCACTGGAGCCGGGCCGGGCCGCGACACTCGCCGGGATGAGCCGCGCCGCCGTCTCCAACCTGGCGAAGACGCTGGTCGCGGACGGGATGATGGACCGGACGCCCGGCGAGCGCGACGGCCGGTCGGTGATCCTGTCGCTGACCGACAAGGGCCGCGCGGCGATGCTGGAGATCTTCGCCGAGCAGCACGCGCGGGAGCGGCAGTGGGCCGGGACGCTGACCGAGACCGAGCAGCGGATGCTGATCATGCTGCTGGACAAGCTCATCGCGGGCCGGACGTCCTTCGACGCCCGCGAGCGCAGCTGA
- a CDS encoding homogentisate 1,2-dioxygenase, producing MAHYQRVGHVPPKRHTQHRHSDHGDGDHGDGGGRLYFEELMGEEGFSSDSSLLYHREIPSAITDSRTWDVPDATTAPNHPLKPRHLKLHELFPKETWADTDVVTGRRVILGNNDVRLSYVVSSAASPLYRNSTGDEIVYIESGTATVETVFGTLSARQGDYVIIPTSTTHRWLPIGDEPLRAYAIEATGHIAPPKRYLSRYGQFLENAPYCERDLHGPSEPLLSDETDVEVLVKHRTSRGIVGTRMTYARHPFDVVGWDGCLYPFTFSVHDFEPITGRVHQPPPVHQVFEGHNFVVCNFVPRKVDYHPLSIPVPYYHSNVDSDEIMFYCGGNYEARKGSGIGQGSVSVHPGGLAHGPQPGAYERSIGVEFFDELAVMVDTFHPLELGEGGLACEDSAYAWTWARRR from the coding sequence ATGGCCCACTACCAACGGGTCGGCCACGTGCCGCCGAAGCGCCACACCCAGCACCGGCACAGCGACCACGGGGACGGCGACCACGGGGACGGCGGAGGGCGGCTCTACTTCGAGGAACTGATGGGCGAGGAGGGGTTCTCGTCCGATTCGTCCCTCCTCTACCACCGGGAGATCCCGTCCGCGATCACCGATTCCCGGACCTGGGACGTCCCCGACGCGACGACGGCCCCCAACCACCCGCTCAAGCCGCGCCACCTGAAGCTGCACGAGCTGTTCCCCAAGGAGACCTGGGCGGACACCGACGTCGTCACCGGCCGCCGGGTGATCCTCGGCAACAACGACGTGCGCCTGTCCTACGTCGTGTCGTCCGCCGCCTCGCCGCTGTACCGCAACTCGACCGGCGACGAGATCGTCTACATCGAGTCGGGCACGGCCACGGTCGAGACGGTCTTCGGCACGCTGTCCGCGCGGCAGGGCGACTACGTCATCATTCCGACGTCCACCACGCACCGCTGGCTGCCGATCGGTGACGAGCCCCTGCGCGCCTACGCGATCGAGGCGACCGGGCACATCGCGCCGCCCAAGCGCTACTTGTCCCGCTACGGGCAGTTCCTGGAGAACGCACCGTACTGCGAGCGCGATCTGCACGGCCCGTCCGAGCCGCTCCTGTCCGACGAGACCGACGTCGAGGTCCTGGTCAAGCACCGCACCTCGCGCGGCATCGTCGGCACCCGCATGACCTACGCGCGGCACCCCTTCGACGTGGTCGGGTGGGACGGCTGCCTGTACCCGTTCACCTTCAGCGTCCACGACTTCGAACCGATCACGGGCCGCGTCCACCAGCCGCCGCCCGTCCACCAGGTGTTCGAGGGCCACAACTTCGTCGTGTGCAACTTCGTGCCGCGCAAGGTGGACTACCACCCGCTGTCGATCCCGGTGCCGTACTACCACTCCAACGTCGACTCCGACGAGATCATGTTCTACTGCGGCGGGAACTACGAGGCGCGCAAGGGCTCCGGCATCGGCCAGGGCTCGGTCTCCGTCCACCCCGGCGGTCTCGCGCACGGCCCGCAGCCCGGCGCCTACGAGCGCAGCATCGGCGTCGAGTTCTTCGACGAACTGGCGGTCATGGTCGACACCTTCCACCCGCTCGAACTCGGTGAAGGCGGGCTGGCCTGCGAAGACTCCGCCTACGCGTGGACCTGGGCGAGGCGGCGATGA
- the fahA gene encoding fumarylacetoacetase: MTRIAIPEGSHFGLANLPYGVFSVPGGSPRVGVRVADSVIDLAAALDDDVFAAPSLNPFMAQGHARWVEVREQLLDLVADDIPDSAVHPVDAVTMHMPFEVADYVDFYASEHHASNLGRLFRPGSEPLMPNWKHLPVGYHGRAGTVVPSGTDIVRPTGQRKGEDAPTFGESRRLDIEAEVGFVVGTGSPLGTPVTTEDFSERVFGVVLVNDWSARDIQAWEYVPLGPFLGKSFATSISHWVVPLLALEAARIATPLQDPEPLPYLQEKNPWGLDLSLEVSWNGQVVSRPPCREMYWSPAQMLAHMTVNGASSRTGDLFASGTISGPAKDQRGAFIELTWGGKEPIEVNGTSRTFLEDGDEVAITATAPGPSGTRIGFGEVKGRILPAR, from the coding sequence ATGACCCGCATCGCGATCCCCGAAGGCTCCCACTTCGGGCTCGCCAACCTCCCGTACGGCGTTTTCTCTGTCCCCGGCGGTTCACCGCGCGTGGGCGTGCGCGTGGCCGACTCGGTCATAGACCTGGCTGCGGCACTGGACGACGACGTCTTCGCGGCACCGTCCCTGAACCCGTTCATGGCGCAGGGACATGCGCGCTGGGTCGAGGTCCGCGAACAGCTCCTCGACCTGGTCGCGGACGACATCCCCGACTCCGCGGTGCATCCGGTGGACGCGGTCACCATGCACATGCCGTTCGAAGTCGCCGACTACGTCGACTTCTACGCCTCCGAGCACCACGCGTCGAACCTGGGCCGCCTGTTCCGCCCCGGCTCCGAGCCGCTGATGCCGAACTGGAAGCACCTCCCGGTCGGCTACCACGGCCGCGCCGGCACGGTCGTCCCGTCCGGGACGGACATCGTCCGCCCCACCGGCCAGCGCAAGGGCGAGGACGCCCCGACCTTCGGCGAGAGCCGCCGCCTGGACATCGAGGCCGAAGTCGGCTTCGTCGTAGGAACGGGCTCTCCTCTGGGCACGCCGGTCACCACCGAAGACTTCTCCGAGCGCGTCTTCGGCGTCGTCCTGGTCAACGACTGGTCGGCCCGTGACATTCAGGCGTGGGAGTACGTCCCCCTGGGGCCCTTCCTGGGGAAGAGCTTCGCGACGTCCATCTCGCATTGGGTGGTTCCCCTGCTCGCCTTGGAAGCGGCCCGCATAGCGACCCCGCTCCAGGACCCGGAGCCCCTCCCGTACCTCCAGGAGAAGAACCCGTGGGGCCTGGACCTTTCCCTGGAAGTCTCCTGGAACGGCCAGGTGGTCTCCCGCCCGCCCTGCCGCGAGATGTACTGGTCCCCGGCACAGATGCTCGCGCACATGACAGTGAACGGCGCCTCGTCCCGCACAGGCGATTTGTTCGCCTCGGGCACCATCTCAGGCCCCGCCAAGGACCAACGTGGCGCCTTCATAGAACTGACCTGGGGCGGCAAGGAGCCCATCGAGGTCAACGGCACCAGCCGCACCTTCCTAGAGGACGGCGACGAGGTGGCCATCACCGCCACGGCCCCCGGCCCGTCCGGCACCCGCATCGGCTTCGGCGAAGTCAAGGGCCGAATCCTCCCCGCCCGCTGA
- a CDS encoding ATP-binding protein, translating into MGAKASGAGELDISCLAAGTVSGLVRTLVEFRLVEWGLEKLADDALLIAGELVANAVQHTPADREIRVRFTREASAVVLAVWDSSDAMPVARPVVELTLDDVVPDARALEDGHDAGIGGWGLPLVQALSSGCGVRDTEPHGKWVWAKVAT; encoded by the coding sequence ATGGGAGCGAAAGCCTCGGGTGCGGGCGAGTTGGACATTTCTTGTCTCGCGGCCGGGACGGTGTCGGGGCTGGTGCGGACTCTGGTCGAGTTCCGGCTTGTGGAATGGGGGCTGGAAAAGCTCGCGGACGATGCCCTCTTGATCGCCGGTGAGCTTGTCGCCAATGCCGTTCAGCACACGCCGGCGGATCGGGAAATCCGGGTCAGGTTCACGCGAGAGGCTTCGGCCGTCGTCCTGGCGGTGTGGGACTCGTCCGATGCCATGCCGGTGGCGCGGCCGGTCGTGGAGCTCACTCTGGACGATGTCGTGCCGGATGCTCGGGCCCTGGAGGACGGGCACGACGCCGGTATCGGCGGGTGGGGTCTCCCGCTCGTCCAGGCCCTCTCGTCCGGCTGCGGAGTCCGCGACACCGAGCCGCACGGCAAGTGGGTGTGGGCCAAGGTCGCCACCTGA